One genomic window of Oncorhynchus clarkii lewisi isolate Uvic-CL-2024 chromosome 5, UVic_Ocla_1.0, whole genome shotgun sequence includes the following:
- the LOC139408420 gene encoding ubiquitin carboxyl-terminal hydrolase 20 isoform X4: protein MSDLGDICPHLESIGEVTKEDLLQKSKGTCQLCVAGGPNLWACLQSECPYVGCGESFSDHSTLHAQTKKHSLTVNLTTFRIWCYVCEREVFLEQRPAVVSAMSATNTPHHCKAMDNQDAFHQPVSHHRPLKAVPIAVAEEEGSESEEDDLKPRGLTGMKNIGNSCYMNAALQALSNCPPLTQFFLDCSGLVRTDKKPALCKSYQKLISELWHKKRPSYVVPTSLSQGIKLVNPMFRGYAQQDTQEFLRCLMDQLHEELKEPLAEFGRGGEGDERRDGSDRSPAEDEFLSCDSGASSDRGEGGGLGEAGLLIQDECGVSPRVGGGGTGTGGRSGTGGPISEKERLKEKRVLGSPLHGGSQEMDEDADVDTAAAEKGALERGAEEEGTPPRPQSPSQSQTQGQMQSSNTPEPDNEASMQQRPQSRPCSPVRMVQELQPKLSSSPPRSSTLRSAGPTYSFKKAQLILGAKKKKQSLYRSVISDIFDGSILSLVQCLTCDRVSTTVETFQDLSLPIPGKEDLAKLHSSIHQNIPAKTGVSLDVYGSQGWITYIMDSIRRFVVSCIPSWFWGPMVTLEDCLAAFFAADELKGDNMYSCEKCRKLRNGVKYCKVLQLPEILCIHLKRFRHEVMYSFKINSHVAFPLEGLDLRPFLAKDSLSQITTYDLLSVICHHGTAGSGHYIAYCQNVINGQWYEFDDQYVTEVHETVVQNAEAYVLFYRKSSEESVRERQKVVALANMKEPSLLQFYISREWLNKFNTFTEPGPISNHTFLCQHGGIPPNKYHYIDDLVVILPQNVWEYLYNSFGGGPAVNHLYVCAICQVEIEALVKRRKVEIDTFIRLNKEFQAEEAPTVILCISMQWFREWENFVKGKDNEPPGPIDNSKIGVMKGGHIQLKQRADYGQISEETWQYLLSIYGGGPETAVRQTVSAPALDTDSLHRERKIEAETRAL, encoded by the exons ATGAGTGACCTGGGGGACATTTGTCCCCACCTGGAATCCATAGGGGAGGTCACCAAGGAGGACCTTCTGCAGAAATCCAAG GGAACCTGCCAGTTATGTGTAGCAGGAGGACCCAACCTCTGGGCCTGTCTTCAG AGCGAGTGTCCATATGTTGGCTGTGGAGAATCCTTTTCAGATCACAGCACCCTACACGCTCAG ACTAAGAAACACAGCCTGACAGTAAACCTGACAACATTCAGGATCTGGtgctatgtgtgtgagagagaggtgtttctAGAGCAGAGGCCTGCAGTAGTATCTGCTATGTCTGCCACTAACACTCCCCACCACTGTAAAGCTATGGACAACCAG GATGCATTTCATCAACCAGTGAGTCACCACCGCCCGTTGAAGGCGGTGCCCATCGCGGTGGCAGAAGAAGAGGGGTCAGAGTCGGAGGAGGATGACCTCAAACCCAGAG GTCTGACAGGGATGAAGAATATCGGTAACTCCTGCTACATGAACGCAGCTCTTCAAGCCCTGTCCAACTG TCCTCCTCTCACTCAGTTCTTCCTGGACTGCAGTGGACTGGTGCGGACAGACAAGAAACCTGCGCTGTGCAAGAGCTACCAGAAACTAATCTCTGAGCTCTGGCACAAGAAACG GCCCAGTTACGTGGTCCCCACCAGTTTGTCCCAGGGAATCAAGCTGGTCAACCCCATGTTCCGTGGCTACGCCCAGCAG GATACCCAGGAGTTTCTGCGCTGTCTGATGGACCAGCTCCACGAGGAGCTCAAGGAGCCATTGGCAGAGTTCGGCAGGGGGGGTGAGGGGGACGAGCGGAGGGACGGGAGCGACCGCTCCCCCGCCGAGGACGAGTTCCTCTCCTGCGACTCAGGTGCCAGCAGCGAccggggagaaggaggagggctgggggaggCGGGCCTGCTCATCCAGGACGAGTGCGGGGTGTCAccgagggtgggaggaggggggaCAGGCACTGGGGGGCGATCAGGGACAGGAGGACCCATCTCGGAGAAAGAGAGGCTGAAGGAGAAGAGGGTTTTGGGCTCGCCCCTCCACGGAGGCTCCCAGGAGATGGACGAGGACGCAGATGTGGATACGGCGGCGGCCGAGAAGGGGGCTCTAGAGAGGGGGGCGGAGGAGGAGGGGACCCCCCCTAGACCACAGAGCCCCAGTCAGAGTCAAACACAGGGGCAGATGCAGAGCAGCAACACTCCAG AGCCAGACAACGAGGCATCGATGCAGCAGCGCCCCCAGTCTCGACCCTGCAGCCCTGTCCGTATGGTCCAGGAGCTGCAACCAAAACTCTCCTCTAGCCCCCCTCGCTCTAGCACCCTCCGCTCTGCAGGGCCCACATACTCCTTCAAGAAAG CCCAGCTGATCCTGGGTGCCAAGAAGAAGAAACAGTCTCTCTACCGCAGTGTCATCTCAGACATATTTGACGGCTCCATCCTCAGCCTGGTCCAGTGTCTGACCTGTGACAGG GTTTCGACCACTGTGGAGACCTTCCAGGACCTGTCTCTGCCCATCCCAGGTAAGGAGGACCTTGCCAAGCTACACTCCTCCATCCACCAGAACATCCCAGCCAAGACCGGGGTCTCTCTGGACGTCTACGGCTCCCAGGGCTGGATCACCTACATCATGGACTCCATACGCAG GTTTGTGGTGTCCTGTATCCCCAGCTGGTTTTGGGGCCCCATGGTAACACTGGAGGACTGTCTTGCTGCCTTCTTTGCTGCTGATGAGCTCAAAG GGGACAACATGTACAGCTGTGAAAAGTGTAGAAA ATTGAGAAATGGTGTTAAATATTGCAAAGTACTTCAGCTACCTGAG ATTCTGTGCATTCACCTGAAGCGTTTTCGTCATGAGGTGATGTACTCCTTCAAGATCAACAGTCACGTGGCCTTCCCATTGGAGGGACTCGACCTCCGACCTTTCCTGGCCAAGGATAGCCTCTCCCAGATCACCACTTACGACCTGCTGTCCGTCATCTGTCACCATGGCACCGCAGGCA gtGGTCACTACATAGCGTACTGTCAGAATGTGATCAACGGTCAGTGGTATGAGTTTGATGACCAGTATGTAACAGAGGTCCATGAGACGGTGGTGCAGAATGCTGAGGCCTATGTGCTCTTCTACAG gaaGAGCAGTGAGGAGTCAGTGAGGGAGAGGCAGAAGGTTGTGGCTCTAGCCAACATGAAGGAGCCCAGCCTGCTGCAGTTCTACATCTCCAGAGAGTGGCTCAACAAGTTCAACACCTTCACTGAGCCAGGGCCCATCAGCAACCACACCTTTCTCTGCCAGCACGGAG GGATCCCACCCAACAAGTACCACTATATAGACGACCTGGTGGTGATCCTGCCGCAGAATGTATGGGAGTACCTGTACAACAG ttTTGGAGGAGGCCCAGCAGTGAACCACCTGTACGTGTGTGCTATCTGCCAGGTGGAGATAGAGGCTCTGGTCAAACGCAGAAAGGTGGAAATAGACACCTTTATCAGG TTGAATAAAGAGTTCCAGGCGGAGGAGGCTCCTACAGTCATCCTGTGTATCAGCATGCAGTGGTTCAGGGAGTGGGAGAACTTCGTCAAGGGCAAAGACAACG AACCCCCTGGTCCTATTGACAACAGTAAGATTGGTGTGATGAAAGGGGGACACATACAACTAAAGCAAA ggGCTGACTATGGTCAGATCTCAGAGGAGACGTGGCAGTATCTTCTCAGTATCTACGGTGGAGGGCCTGAGActgcagtgagacagacagtgtcggCCCCGGCCCTCGACACAGACAGCCtgcacagagagaggaagatagaggcaGAGACCAGGGCACTCTGA
- the LOC139408420 gene encoding ubiquitin carboxyl-terminal hydrolase 20 isoform X5, with translation MSATNTPHHCKAMDNQVRHRTKDAFHQPVSHHRPLKAVPIAVAEEEGSESEEDDLKPRGLTGMKNIGNSCYMNAALQALSNCPPLTQFFLDCSGLVRTDKKPALCKSYQKLISELWHKKRPSYVVPTSLSQGIKLVNPMFRGYAQQDTQEFLRCLMDQLHEELKEPLAEFGRGGEGDERRDGSDRSPAEDEFLSCDSGASSDRGEGGGLGEAGLLIQDECGVSPRVGGGGTGTGGRSGTGGPISEKERLKEKRVLGSPLHGGSQEMDEDADVDTAAAEKGALERGAEEEGTPPRPQSPSQSQTQGQMQSSNTPEPDNEASMQQRPQSRPCSPVRMVQELQPKLSSSPPRSSTLRSAGPTYSFKKAQLILGAKKKKQSLYRSVISDIFDGSILSLVQCLTCDRVSTTVETFQDLSLPIPGKEDLAKLHSSIHQNIPAKTGVSLDVYGSQGWITYIMDSIRRFVVSCIPSWFWGPMVTLEDCLAAFFAADELKGDNMYSCEKCRKLRNGVKYCKVLQLPEILCIHLKRFRHEVMYSFKINSHVAFPLEGLDLRPFLAKDSLSQITTYDLLSVICHHGTAGSGHYIAYCQNVINGQWYEFDDQYVTEVHETVVQNAEAYVLFYRKSSEESVRERQKVVALANMKEPSLLQFYISREWLNKFNTFTEPGPISNHTFLCQHGGIPPNKYHYIDDLVVILPQNVWEYLYNSFGGGPAVNHLYVCAICQVEIEALVKRRKVEIDTFIRLNKEFQAEEAPTVILCISMQWFREWENFVKGKDNEPPGPIDNSKIGVMKGGHIQLKQRADYGQISEETWQYLLSIYGGGPETAVRQTVSAPALDTDSLHRERKIEAETRAL, from the exons ATGTCTGCCACTAACACTCCCCACCACTGTAAAGCTATGGACAACCAGGTACGCCATCGCACAAAG GATGCATTTCATCAACCAGTGAGTCACCACCGCCCGTTGAAGGCGGTGCCCATCGCGGTGGCAGAAGAAGAGGGGTCAGAGTCGGAGGAGGATGACCTCAAACCCAGAG GTCTGACAGGGATGAAGAATATCGGTAACTCCTGCTACATGAACGCAGCTCTTCAAGCCCTGTCCAACTG TCCTCCTCTCACTCAGTTCTTCCTGGACTGCAGTGGACTGGTGCGGACAGACAAGAAACCTGCGCTGTGCAAGAGCTACCAGAAACTAATCTCTGAGCTCTGGCACAAGAAACG GCCCAGTTACGTGGTCCCCACCAGTTTGTCCCAGGGAATCAAGCTGGTCAACCCCATGTTCCGTGGCTACGCCCAGCAG GATACCCAGGAGTTTCTGCGCTGTCTGATGGACCAGCTCCACGAGGAGCTCAAGGAGCCATTGGCAGAGTTCGGCAGGGGGGGTGAGGGGGACGAGCGGAGGGACGGGAGCGACCGCTCCCCCGCCGAGGACGAGTTCCTCTCCTGCGACTCAGGTGCCAGCAGCGAccggggagaaggaggagggctgggggaggCGGGCCTGCTCATCCAGGACGAGTGCGGGGTGTCAccgagggtgggaggaggggggaCAGGCACTGGGGGGCGATCAGGGACAGGAGGACCCATCTCGGAGAAAGAGAGGCTGAAGGAGAAGAGGGTTTTGGGCTCGCCCCTCCACGGAGGCTCCCAGGAGATGGACGAGGACGCAGATGTGGATACGGCGGCGGCCGAGAAGGGGGCTCTAGAGAGGGGGGCGGAGGAGGAGGGGACCCCCCCTAGACCACAGAGCCCCAGTCAGAGTCAAACACAGGGGCAGATGCAGAGCAGCAACACTCCAG AGCCAGACAACGAGGCATCGATGCAGCAGCGCCCCCAGTCTCGACCCTGCAGCCCTGTCCGTATGGTCCAGGAGCTGCAACCAAAACTCTCCTCTAGCCCCCCTCGCTCTAGCACCCTCCGCTCTGCAGGGCCCACATACTCCTTCAAGAAAG CCCAGCTGATCCTGGGTGCCAAGAAGAAGAAACAGTCTCTCTACCGCAGTGTCATCTCAGACATATTTGACGGCTCCATCCTCAGCCTGGTCCAGTGTCTGACCTGTGACAGG GTTTCGACCACTGTGGAGACCTTCCAGGACCTGTCTCTGCCCATCCCAGGTAAGGAGGACCTTGCCAAGCTACACTCCTCCATCCACCAGAACATCCCAGCCAAGACCGGGGTCTCTCTGGACGTCTACGGCTCCCAGGGCTGGATCACCTACATCATGGACTCCATACGCAG GTTTGTGGTGTCCTGTATCCCCAGCTGGTTTTGGGGCCCCATGGTAACACTGGAGGACTGTCTTGCTGCCTTCTTTGCTGCTGATGAGCTCAAAG GGGACAACATGTACAGCTGTGAAAAGTGTAGAAA ATTGAGAAATGGTGTTAAATATTGCAAAGTACTTCAGCTACCTGAG ATTCTGTGCATTCACCTGAAGCGTTTTCGTCATGAGGTGATGTACTCCTTCAAGATCAACAGTCACGTGGCCTTCCCATTGGAGGGACTCGACCTCCGACCTTTCCTGGCCAAGGATAGCCTCTCCCAGATCACCACTTACGACCTGCTGTCCGTCATCTGTCACCATGGCACCGCAGGCA gtGGTCACTACATAGCGTACTGTCAGAATGTGATCAACGGTCAGTGGTATGAGTTTGATGACCAGTATGTAACAGAGGTCCATGAGACGGTGGTGCAGAATGCTGAGGCCTATGTGCTCTTCTACAG gaaGAGCAGTGAGGAGTCAGTGAGGGAGAGGCAGAAGGTTGTGGCTCTAGCCAACATGAAGGAGCCCAGCCTGCTGCAGTTCTACATCTCCAGAGAGTGGCTCAACAAGTTCAACACCTTCACTGAGCCAGGGCCCATCAGCAACCACACCTTTCTCTGCCAGCACGGAG GGATCCCACCCAACAAGTACCACTATATAGACGACCTGGTGGTGATCCTGCCGCAGAATGTATGGGAGTACCTGTACAACAG ttTTGGAGGAGGCCCAGCAGTGAACCACCTGTACGTGTGTGCTATCTGCCAGGTGGAGATAGAGGCTCTGGTCAAACGCAGAAAGGTGGAAATAGACACCTTTATCAGG TTGAATAAAGAGTTCCAGGCGGAGGAGGCTCCTACAGTCATCCTGTGTATCAGCATGCAGTGGTTCAGGGAGTGGGAGAACTTCGTCAAGGGCAAAGACAACG AACCCCCTGGTCCTATTGACAACAGTAAGATTGGTGTGATGAAAGGGGGACACATACAACTAAAGCAAA ggGCTGACTATGGTCAGATCTCAGAGGAGACGTGGCAGTATCTTCTCAGTATCTACGGTGGAGGGCCTGAGActgcagtgagacagacagtgtcggCCCCGGCCCTCGACACAGACAGCCtgcacagagagaggaagatagaggcaGAGACCAGGGCACTCTGA